One window of the Longimicrobium sp. genome contains the following:
- the bla gene encoding class A beta-lactamase — protein sequence MLAALAASLILQAAPRDTSLRAEVERIAAASGARIGVAVVRVETGESLLSVRGGEAFPMQSVFKLPLAIALLRRVDAGRVRLDASIPVTAADLRAGYSPVAERWPNGGGRYTVRELLRLAAGESDNTAADLLLPLAGGPAGVTRQLRALGISGVRVDRGEGRLALDFRGVAYAPGREAKRVSDSLAARVSAAGRQAAFEAYLRDPRDTATPDGMARLLVLLARGRLISPSSTTLLLGMMTETPTGPNRLRGLLPAGTRVAHKTGTAGDVGGVTAVVNDVGIVTLPDGSRVAIAVLAKRSARGTEAAERAIALISRAVYDRAARPRRPR from the coding sequence GTGCTCGCCGCCCTCGCCGCATCCCTCATCCTCCAGGCCGCGCCGCGGGACACCTCGCTGCGCGCGGAGGTCGAGCGCATCGCGGCGGCGTCCGGCGCGCGGATCGGCGTCGCGGTGGTGCGGGTGGAGACGGGGGAATCGCTGCTCTCCGTCCGCGGCGGCGAGGCGTTCCCGATGCAGAGCGTGTTCAAGCTCCCGCTCGCCATCGCCCTCCTCCGCCGGGTGGATGCGGGGCGGGTGCGGCTGGATGCGTCGATCCCCGTCACGGCGGCGGACCTGCGCGCGGGGTACAGCCCCGTGGCCGAGCGCTGGCCGAACGGGGGCGGGCGCTACACCGTCCGCGAGCTGCTGCGGCTGGCCGCCGGCGAGAGCGACAACACCGCGGCGGACCTCCTTCTCCCCCTCGCCGGCGGCCCGGCGGGGGTCACGCGGCAGCTGCGCGCGCTCGGCATCTCCGGCGTGCGGGTGGACCGCGGCGAGGGGCGGCTGGCGCTGGACTTCCGCGGCGTCGCGTACGCGCCCGGCCGCGAGGCGAAGCGCGTCTCCGACTCGCTGGCCGCGCGCGTCTCCGCCGCGGGGCGCCAGGCGGCGTTCGAGGCGTATCTCCGCGACCCGCGCGACACGGCCACGCCGGACGGGATGGCGCGGCTGCTCGTCCTCCTCGCGCGCGGGCGGCTCATCTCCCCATCCTCCACCACGCTGCTGCTGGGGATGATGACGGAAACGCCGACCGGGCCCAACCGCCTGCGCGGCCTTCTCCCGGCGGGAACGCGCGTCGCCCACAAGACGGGGACGGCGGGGGACGTGGGTGGCGTGACGGCGGTGGTGAACGACGTGGGGATCGTCACCCTGCCGGACGGAAGCCGCGTCGCCATCGCCGTGCTCGCGAAGCGCTCGGCGCGCGGCACCGAGGCCGCCGAGCGCGCCATCGCCCTCATCTCCCGGGCCGTGTACGACCGGGCCGCGCGCCCGCGCCGCCCCCGCTGA
- a CDS encoding GNAT family N-acetyltransferase: MAEEAARVEVTRNEEKEQWEAHAGEQVGVLTYSESDGKLFLLHTEVPEALEGQGIGGRLVRAAMDYAREAGEKVVPFCPFARVWLERHQDYADLVAESD, from the coding sequence ATGGCGGAGGAAGCGGCCCGCGTGGAGGTTACGCGCAACGAGGAGAAGGAGCAGTGGGAGGCGCACGCCGGCGAGCAGGTGGGGGTGCTGACCTATTCGGAGAGCGACGGCAAGCTCTTCCTTCTCCACACCGAGGTCCCCGAGGCGCTGGAGGGGCAGGGGATCGGCGGCAGGCTGGTGCGCGCGGCGATGGACTACGCGCGCGAGGCCGGGGAGAAGGTGGTGCCGTTCTGCCCCTTCGCCCGCGTCTGGCTGGAGCGCCACCAGGACTACGCGGACCTGGTCGCGGAGTCGGACTGA
- a CDS encoding FAD-dependent oxidoreductase, translated as MATDYETAFPRLTPAQIHALCPAGTRRDTRDGEFLWRAGDRGFGFFVLISGRVEILDPSGDAPRQVVIHEPGHFTGDVDVLTGRASLVDARVIEPGEVLELAPDALRRAAGEQPELSELLLRAFLMRRTLLLDQGYQGIKIIGSSFSPQAHHLREFCSRNAIPYTWLDLEADPHAEELLRAFGVGPEQTPIVIGRDGKWVSSPDVADLAHYMGLDVRVAPGAVYDLVVVGAGPAGLAASVYASSEGLKTLTLDGVAAGGQAGTSSRIENYLGFPMGISGAELTRNAMLQAQKFGAQISVPGTVSALRLEGGFRVVTLEDGSEVTARCLVIASGAEYRTLDVPGLRQMEGAGVYYAATEMEARLCGGGEVVIVGGGNSAGQAAMYLCRYARVVHVVIRGGDLGKNMSRYLVDRVEHAGNIRVHRNTEVVAVEGNPSLHSVTLRDAGSGGETPIPARALFLFIGALPRTEWLRNCVMLDRAGFVLTGDALPLEVRESAMWRGAGRAPFFLETSLPGVFAVGDVRSGSVKRVASAVGEGSMAVSFVHAHIGTPA; from the coding sequence ATGGCCACCGACTACGAGACCGCGTTCCCGCGGCTGACCCCCGCGCAGATCCACGCGCTCTGCCCCGCCGGCACGCGCCGCGACACGCGGGACGGCGAGTTCCTGTGGCGCGCGGGCGACCGCGGGTTCGGCTTCTTCGTGCTCATCTCCGGCCGCGTGGAGATCCTCGACCCCTCCGGCGACGCGCCCCGGCAGGTGGTGATCCACGAGCCCGGCCACTTCACCGGCGACGTGGACGTGCTCACCGGCCGCGCCAGCCTGGTGGACGCGCGGGTGATCGAGCCGGGCGAGGTGCTGGAGCTGGCCCCCGACGCGCTCCGCCGCGCCGCGGGCGAGCAGCCGGAGCTCAGCGAGCTGCTGCTGCGCGCCTTCCTCATGCGGCGGACGCTCCTCCTGGACCAGGGATATCAGGGGATCAAGATCATCGGCTCCAGCTTCTCGCCCCAGGCGCACCACCTGCGCGAGTTCTGCAGCCGCAACGCCATCCCCTACACCTGGCTGGACCTGGAGGCCGACCCGCACGCCGAGGAGCTGCTGCGCGCCTTCGGCGTGGGGCCCGAGCAGACGCCCATCGTCATCGGCCGCGACGGAAAGTGGGTCAGCAGCCCGGACGTCGCCGACCTGGCGCACTACATGGGGCTGGACGTGCGCGTGGCTCCCGGCGCCGTGTACGACCTGGTGGTGGTGGGCGCCGGGCCGGCGGGGCTGGCCGCGTCGGTCTACGCCAGCTCCGAGGGGCTGAAGACGCTCACGCTGGACGGCGTGGCCGCGGGCGGGCAGGCGGGCACCAGCTCGCGCATCGAGAACTACCTCGGCTTTCCCATGGGGATCAGCGGCGCCGAGCTCACCCGCAACGCCATGCTCCAAGCGCAGAAGTTCGGCGCGCAGATCTCGGTTCCCGGCACCGTGTCGGCGCTCCGGCTGGAGGGCGGCTTTCGCGTGGTGACGCTGGAGGACGGGAGCGAGGTGACCGCGCGCTGCCTGGTGATCGCCAGCGGCGCCGAGTACCGCACGCTCGACGTTCCCGGGCTGCGGCAGATGGAGGGCGCGGGGGTCTACTACGCCGCCACCGAGATGGAGGCGCGGCTCTGCGGCGGCGGCGAGGTGGTGATCGTGGGCGGCGGCAACTCGGCCGGGCAGGCGGCGATGTACCTGTGCCGCTATGCCCGCGTGGTGCACGTGGTCATCCGCGGCGGCGACCTGGGGAAGAACATGTCGCGCTACCTGGTGGACCGGGTGGAGCACGCCGGCAACATCCGCGTGCACCGCAACACCGAGGTGGTCGCGGTGGAGGGGAACCCGTCGCTCCACTCCGTCACCCTGCGCGACGCAGGGAGCGGCGGGGAGACGCCCATCCCCGCCCGCGCGCTCTTCCTGTTCATCGGGGCGCTGCCGAGGACGGAGTGGCTGCGCAACTGCGTGATGCTGGACCGCGCCGGCTTCGTGCTCACCGGCGACGCGCTGCCGCTGGAGGTGCGCGAGAGCGCCATGTGGCGCGGGGCGGGACGCGCGCCGTTCTTCCTGGAGACCAGCCTCCCGGGCGTCTTCGCCGTCGGCGACGTGCGCAGCGGCTCCGTGAAGCGCGTCGCCTCCGCCGTGGGCGAGGGCTCCATGGCCGTCAGCTTCGTGCACGCCCACATCGGCACGCCGGCGTGA
- a CDS encoding NADPH-dependent F420 reductase encodes MKVGIIGSGLMGAALGRLWARAGHEIVYTFAHSREKLEALARDSGPGARAGEVRDAVRGTDAVLLAVRWSTLDDALAQAGSLDGSIVITCSLPMTEDDSELAIGRTTSGAEELARRLPGARIALAFNTIPSELMTLRLESHAEGSSGDVIYCGDDDEAKSVAATLIRDAGFDPVDAGPLRIARYLEPFALLVGQLAYETELGPELGYRLLPSR; translated from the coding sequence ATGAAGGTCGGGATCATCGGCTCGGGGCTGATGGGGGCGGCGCTGGGGCGGCTGTGGGCGCGCGCGGGCCACGAGATCGTCTACACGTTCGCACACAGCCGCGAGAAGCTGGAAGCGCTGGCGCGCGACTCCGGCCCCGGCGCGCGCGCCGGCGAGGTGCGCGACGCGGTGCGGGGGACCGACGCGGTCCTCCTCGCCGTGCGCTGGTCCACGCTGGACGACGCGCTCGCGCAGGCCGGCTCGCTCGACGGCAGCATCGTCATCACCTGCTCCCTCCCGATGACCGAGGACGATTCGGAGCTGGCGATCGGCCGCACGACCTCGGGCGCCGAGGAGCTGGCCCGCCGCCTCCCCGGCGCGCGCATCGCCCTCGCCTTCAACACCATCCCCTCCGAGCTGATGACGCTGCGCCTGGAGTCGCACGCCGAGGGCTCGTCGGGCGACGTGATCTACTGCGGCGACGACGATGAAGCGAAGTCCGTCGCCGCCACGCTGATCCGCGACGCCGGCTTCGATCCCGTGGACGCGGGTCCGCTCCGCATCGCGCGCTACCTGGAGCCGTTCGCGCTCCTCGTCGGGCAGCTCGCGTACGAGACGGAGCTCGGCCCGGAGCTGGGCTATCGCCTTCTGCCGAGCCGCTGA
- a CDS encoding SDR family oxidoreductase: MKTALVTGGNRGIGLEVCRQLARRGYRVVLGARDVDRGEAAARALAGEGEIVARRVDVTDFASLPGVAAEMEREFGGVDVLVNNAGVLLDEEMPVLELPIETAKATFETNVFGALAACQAFVPGMMRRRWGRVVNVSSGASLLAYMQGYAPSYSMSKTALNAVTRQVAHAARGRNVLVNSVDPGWVRTDMGGSSAPRSVEKGAETIIQLATLDDGGPTGGFFKDGQQIPW; encoded by the coding sequence ATGAAGACGGCGCTGGTGACGGGCGGCAACCGCGGGATCGGGCTGGAGGTCTGCCGCCAGCTTGCGCGCCGCGGCTACCGCGTGGTGCTCGGCGCGCGCGATGTCGACCGCGGCGAAGCGGCGGCGCGCGCCCTCGCCGGCGAGGGCGAGATCGTCGCGCGTCGGGTGGACGTGACCGACTTCGCCAGCCTTCCCGGCGTCGCCGCGGAGATGGAGCGCGAGTTCGGCGGCGTGGACGTGCTCGTCAACAACGCCGGCGTGCTGCTGGACGAGGAAATGCCGGTGCTGGAGCTGCCGATCGAGACGGCGAAGGCCACGTTCGAGACCAACGTCTTCGGCGCGCTGGCCGCCTGCCAGGCCTTCGTCCCCGGGATGATGCGGCGCCGCTGGGGCCGTGTGGTGAACGTCTCGTCGGGCGCCAGCCTGCTGGCGTACATGCAGGGCTACGCGCCGTCGTACTCCATGTCGAAGACGGCGCTGAACGCGGTCACGCGGCAGGTGGCGCACGCCGCGCGCGGCCGCAACGTGCTGGTGAACTCCGTCGACCCCGGCTGGGTGCGCACCGACATGGGCGGGAGCTCCGCGCCGCGCTCGGTGGAGAAGGGCGCCGAGACCATCATCCAACTCGCCACGCTGGACGACGGCGGGCCCACGGGCGGCTTCTTCAAGGACGGCCAGCAGATTCCCTGGTGA
- a CDS encoding radical SAM protein: MDQTRTALVEGLIARFPHIPREAVLKEDLLRTGIAFDDSALTDNLDGEVKPKSYFIFSFDQKPLAQLGEAARRRPPEEIALTGGPYELRRTIVSVRVNPDSPYRVARDEAGGLRLSLDGRTIADVGLPPMPEYYRHTLANGKTVMETAPTIQWGYLIYLTVLRLCQYFGAREECQYCDINHNWRQHKQEGRPYTGVKPVDDVLEALAIIDRYDTAKASKAYTLTGGSVTSKVDGLEEADFYGRYAQAIEERFPNRWIGKVVAQALPREDVQRYKDYGIKIYHPNYEVWDKRLFEIICPGKERYVGREEWHRRIFDAAEVFGARYVIPNFVAGVEMAKPFGFQTVDEAIASTAEGLDYFMSRGVTPRFTTWCPEPATPLGRDNPEGAPLEYHIRLLEVYRETLEKHGLKPPPGYGVAGAGNAVFSVSSFMDTLRPEEVTEEEAVPATV, encoded by the coding sequence TTGGACCAGACACGCACTGCGCTCGTTGAAGGGCTGATCGCCCGCTTTCCGCACATCCCGCGCGAGGCGGTCCTCAAGGAGGACCTGCTCCGCACCGGCATCGCGTTCGACGACTCGGCGCTGACCGACAACCTGGACGGCGAGGTCAAGCCCAAGTCGTACTTCATCTTCTCGTTCGACCAGAAGCCGCTGGCGCAGCTGGGCGAGGCCGCGCGGCGCCGCCCGCCCGAGGAGATCGCGCTCACCGGCGGGCCGTACGAGCTGCGCCGCACCATCGTCTCCGTGCGCGTGAACCCGGACTCGCCGTACCGCGTGGCGCGCGACGAGGCCGGGGGCCTGCGGCTGTCGCTGGACGGGCGCACCATCGCCGACGTGGGGCTGCCGCCGATGCCGGAGTACTACCGGCATACGCTGGCCAACGGAAAGACGGTGATGGAGACGGCGCCCACCATCCAGTGGGGCTACCTCATCTACCTGACCGTGCTGCGGCTGTGCCAGTACTTCGGCGCCAGGGAGGAGTGCCAGTACTGCGACATCAACCACAACTGGCGCCAGCACAAGCAGGAGGGCCGCCCCTACACCGGCGTGAAGCCGGTGGACGACGTGCTGGAGGCGCTGGCGATCATCGACCGCTACGACACGGCGAAGGCGAGCAAGGCGTACACGCTGACCGGCGGCTCGGTAACGAGCAAGGTGGACGGGCTGGAGGAGGCGGACTTCTACGGCCGCTACGCGCAGGCCATCGAGGAGCGCTTCCCCAACCGCTGGATCGGCAAGGTGGTGGCGCAGGCGCTGCCGCGCGAGGACGTGCAGCGGTACAAGGACTACGGCATCAAGATCTACCACCCGAACTACGAGGTGTGGGACAAACGCCTGTTCGAGATCATCTGCCCGGGGAAGGAGCGCTATGTGGGCCGCGAGGAGTGGCACCGGCGCATCTTCGACGCGGCGGAGGTGTTCGGGGCGCGGTACGTGATCCCCAACTTCGTGGCCGGGGTGGAGATGGCGAAGCCGTTCGGCTTCCAGACGGTGGACGAGGCGATCGCCTCCACGGCCGAGGGGCTGGACTACTTCATGAGCCGCGGGGTGACGCCGCGCTTCACCACCTGGTGTCCGGAGCCCGCGACCCCGCTGGGGCGCGACAACCCCGAAGGCGCGCCGCTGGAGTACCACATCCGCCTGCTCGAGGTGTACCGCGAGACGCTGGAGAAGCACGGCCTGAAGCCGCCGCCGGGGTACGGCGTGGCAGGCGCCGGGAACGCGGTGTTCTCCGTCAGCTCGTTCATGGACACGCTCCGGCCGGAGGAAGTCACCGAGGAAGAGGCGGTTCCGGCGACGGTCTGA